In one window of Gossypium arboreum isolate Shixiya-1 chromosome 4, ASM2569848v2, whole genome shotgun sequence DNA:
- the LOC108457884 gene encoding uncharacterized protein LOC108457884: MAMEYEPIKPYADDLEDSVYTQEKHFSIDIDIIGNAEKIQDDDGSKNLNQLAFRISDPNIANKGDESPFIPASNSTNLPLHRQQPPQHRLISLDVFRGLTVVLMILVDDVGGILPAINHSPWNGLTLADYVMPFFLFIVGVSLGLTYKRVSCRVNATRKAILRALKLLILGIFLQGGFFHGLNNLTYGMDIQQMRLMGILQRIAIAYLVAALCEIWLKGDDHVTSQLALLRKYQFQWLAASVLTVIYISLLYGLYVPTWQYQIPDATSSSAPKTFSVKCGVRGDTGPACNVVGMIDRKILGIQHLYRKPVFERTKQCSINSPDYGPLPSDAPAWCQAPFEPEGLLSSVMAMVTCLVGLHYGHIIVHFKDHADRIRLWLIPSSAFLVLGLALDIFGMHINKALYTFSYMCVTASAAGFLFAGIYLLVDIHGYRRMTLVLEWMGKHALVIYILAACNIIPIVIQGFYWKQPQNNILSLIGIGR, from the exons ATGGCGATGGAGTACGAACCAATCAAGCCATATGCAGATGATTTAGAGGATTCTGTTTATACGCAAGAAAAGCATTTCAGCATTGATATTGATATTATTGGCAATGCTGAGAAAATCCAAGATGATGATGGAAGTAAGAATTTGAATCAGCTGGCTTTTCGGATCTCTGACCCAAACATTGCTAACAAAGGTGATGAAAGCCCCTTCATTCCCGCTTCCAACTCCACAAACCTTCCTCTCCACCGCCAACAGCCGCCGCAGCACCGGCTTATTTCCTTGGACGTTTTCCGGGGCCTCACCGTTGTG CTAATGATACTTGTAGATGATGTTGGTGGCATTCTTCCTGCTATCAATCATTCACCATGGAATGGATTAACCCTTGCAGATTATGTCATGCCATTTTTTCTCTTCATTGTTGGTGTTTCTCTAGGACTGACATACAAG AGAGTTTCCTGCAGAGTTAATGCAACTAGAAAAGCAATATTGCGAGCACTAAAGCTTCTGATATTAGGCATTTTTCTACAAG GAGGCTTCTTCCATGGGCTCAACAATTTAACTTATGGGATGGATATTCAGCAAATGAGATTGATGGGAATACTGCAG AGAATTGCCATAGCATATTTAGTAGCAGCATTGTGCGAGATTTGGCTGAAAGGTGATGATCATGTTACATCACAATTAGCTCTGCTGAGAAAGTATCAATTTCAGTG GCTTGCTGCTTCTGTTCTTACTGTCATATATATTTCCTTGTTATATGGCTTGTATGTACCCACTTGGCAATATCAGATTCCAGATGCAACTTCTTCCTCAGCACCAAAGACTTTTTCG GTGAAATGTGGAGTACGTGGTGACACTGGACCAGCTTGTAATGTGGTTGGAATGATTGATCGTAAAATACTGGGGATTCAACATCTGTACAGGAAACCGGTCTTTGAAAGAACAAAG CAATGCAGCATCAACTCACCTGATTATGGCCCTTTACCTTCTGATGCCCCTGCTTGGTGTCAAGCCCCCTTTGAACCTGAAGGACTTCTGAG TTCAGTGATGGCAATGGTGACCTGCTTGGTTGGTTTACACTATGGGCATATAATTGTTCACTTTAAG GATCATGCGGACCGAATTCGTCTCTGGTTGATACCATCTTCAGCTTTTCTAGTCTTGGGCCTTGCCTTGGACATTTTCG GAATGCACATTAACAAGGCTCTTTACACATTCAGTTACATGTGTGTTACTGCCAGTGCCGCTGGCTTTCTCTTTGCCGGAATTTATCTACTG GTTGACATCCATGGATATCGACGCATGACATTGGTATTGGAATGGATGGGGAAGCATGCTTTGGTGATATACATCCTTGCAGCCTGCAATATCATACCAATTGTTATACAGGGATTCTATTGGAAGCAGCCTCAAAATAACATT CTTAGCTTAATTGGCATTGGAAGATGA
- the LOC108460600 gene encoding uncharacterized protein LOC108460600 yields the protein MNLPISSPFKKMSSTRGKDKSSGWTAFDLKQRQKQCLVPETENDPFPPVAMAALHPCTSQTNCNDLSGRSFSSVLKPSSDFPTLKQNKNSIKSINVGKPIGNEDKIAGVNNNDLALKKLKELNCWAENSLIEDILLATNNDIHEASALLKQMMPRSSTEEIDKAKKNEIGSAIANFPSNANCDICLPSGKTAEHVGQSSKANEREENLKILTDVHENKLFDVHSNMKLILGQLTSIPIEPEWEEDDVYLSHRKDAIRMMRSASQHSRAATNAFLRGDHFSAQQHSQNAREEWLAAQRLNAKAAREILSIRNSDNDLWKLDLHGLHAAEAVQALHEHLRRLETRVSGGCSVSLNGVKANNGIVRSSSVGTISSMDKLGKSQTSSRQVPVSLEVITGVGNHSRGQAALPTAVRGFLIENGYRFDETRPGLITVRPKFRCS from the exons ATGAATCTTCCCATCAGCTCCCCTTTTAAAAAGATGTCCTCTACGAGAGGTAAAGACAAATCATCGGGCTGGACTGCCTTTGATCTTAAGCAGAGGCAGAAACAATGTCTGGTACCAGAAACTGAAAATGACCCTTTCCCTCCTGTAGCAATGGCGGCTCTCCATCCCTGCACAAGCCAGACAAATTGCAACGACCTTTCAGGAAGGTCTTTCTCATCTGTGCTAAAGCCTTCTAGCGATTTTCCAACTTTGAAACAGAATAAGAATTCCATAAAATCAATAAATGTGGGCAAGCCTATTGGAAATGAAGATAAGATAGCTGGGGTAAACAATAATGATTTAGCCCTTAAAAAGCTTAAAGAGTTAAATTGCTGGGCTGAGAATAGTTTGATTGAGGACATCTTGTTGGCTACCAATAATGATATTCATGAGGCTTCAGCTTTATTGAAACAAATGATGCCCAGAAGCAGCACTGAGGAAATTGATAAAGCAAAAAAAAATGAGATTGGATCTGCCATTGCTAATTTTCCAAGCAATGCCAACTGTGACATATGTCTTCCTTCAGGAAAGACAGCTGAACATGTTGGCCAGAGCTCTAAAGCCAATGAAAGAGAGGAAAATCTTAAAATATTGACTGATGTGCATGAGAATAAACTATTTGATGTTCATTCTAATATGAAGCTGATTCTGGGACAATTGACATCTATACCTATTGAGCCTGAATGGGAAGAAGATGATGTATACTTGAGCCATCGAAAGGATGCCATAAGGATGATGAG GTCAGCATCTCAACATTCTCGGGCAGCCACTAATGCATTTTTGAGAGGTGACCACTTTTCTGCACAGCAGCACTCTCAAAATGCTAGAGAAGAATGGTTAGCAGCTCAGAGACTTAATGCTAAGGCAGCCAGAGAAATTTTAAGCATCAGAAATAGTGACAATGACTTGTGGAAGCTGGACTTGCATGGTCTTCATGCAGCAGAAGCTGTGCAAGCCTTGCATGAACATCTGAGACGGCTTGAGACACGGGTGTCAGGAGGCTGTTCAGTTTCCCTGAATGGAGTGAAGGCAAATAATGGGATTGTACGTTCTTCATCTGTTGGCACAATTAGTTCTATGGATAAACTGGGTAAATCACAGACTTCGTCTAGGCAGGTACCTGTATCATTAGAAGTTATAACAG GTGTTGGGAATCATAGTCGTGGACAAGCAGCTCTCCCCACAGCTGTTAGAGGCTTCCTCATCGAAAATGG GTATCGCTTTGATGAAACGAGGCCAGGACTGATTACTGTTCGACCCAAATTCCGATGTAGTTGA